GCTGACCGGTGACATGTCGATCCTCGTCGTAGGCAACCATTCCCCACCGAAATCTCCAATGCCGTGAGGTGATGGTAACCGCAGTCCGCCACGGGACAGATGAACACGGCGAGTATCCGAGGGGCTGATCACCAGGCGCAGGGCGCGTAGTCCTTCAGGAAGCAGCCGTACAGGTCTTCGCCCTGCTCGCCGCGGACGATCGGGTCGTAGACCCGGGCCGCGCCGTCGACCAGGTCCAGCGGGGCGTGGAAGCCGGCGTCCGCCAGTCGCATCTTCGTCGGGTGGGGCCGCTCGTCGGTGATCCAGCCGGTGTCGACGCTGGTCATGAGGATGCCGTCGGCCAGCATCTCCTGGGCGCTGGTTCGGGTGAGCATGTTCAGGGCGGCCTTGGCCATGTTGGTGTGCGGGTGTCCCGGCCCCTTGTAGCCGCGGGCGAACTGGCCCTCCATCGCCGACACGTTCACCACGTACTTCCGGCGGGCGGTCGCTGCGGCCATCGCCGGTCGCAGTCGACTGACCAGTACGAACGGCGCGGTCACGTTGCACAGTTGCACTTCGAGCAGCTCGACCGGGTCCACCTCGTGCACCCGCTGCACCCAGCTGTTTGTCGGGTCGAGGTCCGGCACCAGACCGCCGGCGTCGATGGCGGTGGCTGCCGCGATCCGTTCCGGCGAGGCGGAGCCGCCGGTCAGCGCCAACGCGGTGAGCGCCTGCGGGGTGACCGTGGCCGGCTGCGGCGGGGCGATCATTCCCGCTGGGTCGCCCTGGCCGGTGGGTTTGGCGAACGTGATCAGCTCCGGCAAGGGGCCGTCCGGCAGGGCCGCCGTCTCCGCGGCGACGAGTTGGGCGTACGCCCCGGGCGTGCGGCGGACGGTCTGCGCCGCATTGTTGATCAGGATGTCGAGTGGTCCCTGGGCGCTGACCGAGTCGGCGAGGGCGATGACCTGGGCGGGGTCGCGCAGGTCGATCCCGACGATCCGCAGGCGGTGCAGCCAGTCCCCGCTG
The genomic region above belongs to Micromonospora sp. WMMD1128 and contains:
- a CDS encoding SDR family oxidoreductase, producing MTADNLNETGRDGIDRGRLETCLSVFEALENLPPDHPDVVRVQRATAKLYKVIKQRRREARRDAIAAADRAVTAATATGAPGRIDDETQGIPLASPTAGATAGFLHHPRGCYVCKQRYHQVDAFYHQLCPPCAALNRERRDARTDLTGRRALLTGGRAKIGMYIALRLLRDGAHTTVTTRFPHDAVRRFAAMPDSGDWLHRLRIVGIDLRDPAQVIALADSVSAQGPLDILINNAAQTVRRTPGAYAQLVAAETAALPDGPLPELITFAKPTGQGDPAGMIAPPQPATVTPQALTALALTGGSASPERIAAATAIDAGGLVPDLDPTNSWVQRVHEVDPVELLEVQLCNVTAPFVLVSRLRPAMAAATARRKYVVNVSAMEGQFARGYKGPGHPHTNMAKAALNMLTRTSAQEMLADGILMTSVDTGWITDERPHPTKMRLADAGFHAPLDLVDGAARVYDPIVRGEQGEDLYGCFLKDYAPCAW